The Listeria sp. PSOL-1 genome includes a region encoding these proteins:
- the carB gene encoding carbamoyl-phosphate synthase large subunit — protein MPKREDIKTILVIGSGPIVIGQAAEFDYAGTQACLSLQEEGYRVVLVNSNPATIMTDSEVADKVYIEPITLEFVSRIIRKERPDAILPTLGGQTGLNMAMELAEAGILDECRVEVLGTDLKAIKKAEDREAFRDLMNQLKEPVPESEIIHNLEEAKQFITKIGYPVIVRPAYTLGGTGGGICHDENELEEIVASGLKLSPVTQCLLERSIAGFKEIEYEVMRDKNNNAMVVCNMENIDPVGIHTGDSIVVAPSQTLSDREYQLLRDVSLKIIRTLEIEGGCNVQLAIDPESYQYYVIEVNPRVSRSSALASKATGYPIAKLAAKIAVGLTLDEVKNPVTGTTFAHFEPALDYVVAKIPRFPFDKFENGDRRLGTQMKATGEVMAIGRSLEEALLKAVRSLEIGVDHLHLEEAEQADSKRLEQKIRFPEDDRLFYLAAALRKNISIQRLHEMTKIDLFFLHKLSRLIAFENELKERPHSTEYLRKAKSLGFSDPAIARILKQEETTIYEQRKADKIMPVYKMVDTCAAEFESTTPYFYSSYEEENESVRSDKESVLVLGSGPIRIGQGVEFDYATVHSVRAIQEAGYEAIIINNNPETVSTDFSISDKLYFEPLTLEDVLHVIELEKPKGVIVQFGGQTAINLAEGLALRGVNILGTSLKDIDRAENRDKFEKALEMLAIPQPEGKTATSTKEAIQIATKIHYPVLVRPSYVLGGRAMEIVESEEALNYYMNNAVKASPKHPVLIDRYVEGQEVEVDAISDGENVLIPGIMEHIERAGVHSGDSIAVYPAQSLSEEVKRKIVDYTTKLATGLNIIGMLNIQYVTTGEEVFVIEVNPRSSRTAPFLSKITDIKMANIATKVILGESLSKQGYESGLVPEKQEIFVKVPVFSFAKLRSVDTSLGPEMKSTGEVMGKDYTLEKALYKGFVASGTKMLDYGTVLLTIADRDKEEAIQLASRFNRIGFTLLATSGTAKTLEEAGLPVSRVKKIGENHETLIDYIRSGQVTLVVNTLTNGKRPERDGFQIRRESVENGIPICTSLDTAVAILRVLESRSFDLKAIGEAEE, from the coding sequence ATGCCTAAACGTGAAGATATAAAAACCATTTTAGTGATCGGTTCTGGTCCAATCGTTATTGGCCAAGCAGCTGAATTCGATTATGCAGGGACACAAGCATGTCTTAGTTTGCAGGAAGAAGGTTATCGGGTAGTCCTTGTTAATTCTAACCCGGCAACGATTATGACAGACTCTGAGGTTGCTGATAAGGTTTATATTGAGCCAATTACACTTGAATTTGTTTCACGAATTATTCGGAAAGAACGACCAGATGCTATTTTGCCAACATTAGGAGGGCAGACTGGTCTAAATATGGCAATGGAACTTGCTGAAGCAGGGATTTTAGATGAATGTCGGGTGGAAGTATTAGGTACCGATTTAAAGGCGATCAAAAAAGCAGAAGATCGCGAAGCCTTTCGCGATTTGATGAATCAGCTAAAAGAGCCTGTCCCTGAAAGTGAAATTATCCATAATTTAGAAGAAGCAAAACAGTTTATTACAAAAATAGGGTATCCCGTTATCGTAAGACCAGCCTATACTTTAGGCGGAACAGGTGGAGGCATTTGTCACGATGAAAATGAACTTGAAGAAATTGTTGCAAGCGGTCTGAAATTAAGCCCAGTAACACAATGCCTTTTAGAAAGAAGTATTGCCGGCTTTAAAGAAATTGAATATGAAGTGATGCGTGATAAAAATAATAATGCCATGGTTGTTTGTAATATGGAAAATATCGACCCTGTAGGCATCCACACAGGAGATTCAATCGTTGTTGCCCCGAGTCAGACATTATCAGATCGTGAATATCAACTTTTAAGAGATGTCTCTTTAAAAATTATTCGTACATTAGAAATTGAAGGCGGCTGTAATGTTCAGCTTGCCATCGATCCAGAAAGCTACCAATATTATGTTATCGAAGTTAATCCACGTGTCAGCCGCTCTTCTGCACTTGCAAGTAAAGCAACGGGCTATCCAATTGCTAAATTAGCTGCGAAAATTGCAGTTGGATTAACTTTAGACGAAGTTAAAAATCCTGTAACCGGAACGACTTTTGCTCATTTTGAACCAGCGCTTGATTACGTCGTTGCCAAAATTCCGCGTTTCCCATTTGATAAATTTGAAAATGGTGACCGGCGTCTTGGGACCCAAATGAAAGCAACAGGAGAAGTCATGGCAATCGGTCGTAGCTTAGAAGAGGCCTTGTTAAAAGCTGTTCGCTCGCTTGAAATTGGTGTCGATCACCTTCATCTCGAAGAAGCAGAACAAGCAGACAGCAAACGTTTAGAGCAAAAAATTCGCTTTCCAGAAGATGATCGCTTATTTTATCTGGCTGCCGCTTTACGTAAAAATATTTCGATCCAAAGACTTCATGAAATGACAAAAATTGATTTGTTTTTCTTGCATAAACTTTCTCGACTCATCGCGTTTGAAAATGAGTTAAAAGAACGGCCTCATTCTACAGAGTACTTACGAAAAGCAAAATCACTTGGTTTTTCTGACCCAGCTATCGCTCGGATTTTGAAACAAGAAGAAACCACTATCTATGAACAGCGGAAAGCAGACAAAATCATGCCTGTTTATAAAATGGTTGATACTTGTGCAGCGGAATTTGAATCGACAACACCTTATTTCTACAGTAGCTACGAAGAGGAAAATGAATCTGTTCGTTCTGATAAAGAAAGCGTGCTTGTTCTTGGCTCTGGTCCGATCCGAATTGGTCAAGGTGTCGAGTTTGATTATGCAACCGTTCATTCAGTGCGTGCCATTCAAGAGGCGGGCTATGAAGCCATTATTATCAATAATAACCCAGAAACAGTTTCTACTGATTTTTCCATTTCCGATAAACTTTATTTTGAACCGCTAACGCTAGAAGATGTCTTACATGTGATCGAGCTTGAAAAACCAAAAGGCGTTATCGTCCAATTTGGTGGCCAGACCGCGATTAATTTGGCAGAAGGACTAGCTTTACGCGGTGTCAATATTTTAGGAACAAGCCTTAAAGATATTGATCGTGCTGAAAACCGTGATAAATTCGAAAAAGCACTTGAAATGCTAGCCATCCCACAACCAGAAGGAAAAACAGCCACATCAACGAAAGAAGCCATCCAAATTGCAACGAAAATCCATTATCCGGTACTTGTACGACCTTCTTATGTTTTAGGTGGTCGTGCAATGGAAATTGTTGAATCTGAAGAAGCACTCAACTACTATATGAATAACGCAGTGAAGGCCAGTCCAAAGCATCCCGTCTTGATCGATCGCTATGTGGAAGGACAAGAAGTAGAGGTCGATGCAATTTCTGATGGGGAAAATGTATTAATCCCAGGAATTATGGAGCATATCGAACGCGCAGGTGTCCATTCAGGTGATTCGATTGCTGTTTACCCAGCGCAAAGCTTAAGTGAAGAAGTGAAGCGCAAAATTGTCGATTACACGACAAAACTTGCAACAGGCTTAAATATTATCGGCATGCTAAACATTCAATATGTAACAACAGGCGAAGAAGTATTTGTTATTGAGGTCAATCCAAGATCGAGCCGTACTGCACCATTTTTAAGTAAAATCACAGATATAAAAATGGCAAATATCGCAACAAAGGTGATTTTAGGTGAGAGCTTATCTAAGCAAGGTTATGAGAGCGGCCTTGTTCCCGAGAAACAAGAAATTTTTGTTAAAGTTCCAGTATTCTCTTTTGCCAAATTGCGTAGTGTAGATACCTCACTTGGCCCAGAAATGAAATCAACGGGCGAGGTAATGGGAAAAGATTACACACTTGAAAAAGCTTTATATAAAGGTTTTGTGGCTAGTGGCACGAAAATGCTTGATTATGGCACTGTATTACTTACAATAGCTGATCGTGATAAAGAAGAAGCCATTCAATTAGCCTCACGTTTCAATCGAATTGGTTTTACACTTTTAGCAACATCTGGAACCGCAAAAACACTAGAAGAAGCAGGACTTCCTGTTTCAAGAGTGAAAAAAATTGGCGAAAATCATGAAACACTCATTGATTACATTAGAAGCGGGCAGGTAACCCTTGTTGTTAACACCTTAACAAACGGTAAGCGACCAGAGCGTGACGGCTTTCAAATTCGCCGTGAATCCGTTGAAAATGGGATCCCAATTTGTACATCGCTTGATACAGCCGTTGCGATTTTGCGCGTATTAGAATCGCGTTCCTTTGATTTAAAAGCGATTGGCGAAGCAGAAGAATAA
- a CDS encoding carbamoyl phosphate synthase small subunit: MTKRILLLEDGTCFTGTAIGADKETVGEVVFNTGMTGYQETITDPSYCGQIITFTYPLVGNYGINRDDFESIQPVAKGIVVKEAAEFPSNWREQMSLDAFLKEKGIPGIAGIDTRKLTKMIRKEGTLKGMLASEKKDREVLLHHLKAVRLLTDQVSQVSPSKAFTSPGEGKRVVLVDYGVKSSILKELNKRHCHVTVVPHHTTAEEILSMHPDGVMLSNGPGDPKDVPEALDMIRGIQGIIPLFGICLGHQLFALANGGDTFKMKFGHRGANHPVKEIATGRVDFTAQNHGYSVTEKSLLGTDLEVTHVELNDGTIEGLAHTAFKAFTVQYHPEANPGPSDVNYLFDQFIDMMEIEREGKHRHA, encoded by the coding sequence ATGACAAAGCGAATATTGCTGTTAGAAGATGGGACATGTTTTACAGGTACGGCGATAGGGGCTGACAAGGAGACAGTTGGGGAAGTCGTTTTTAATACAGGAATGACAGGTTACCAAGAAACGATTACAGATCCATCTTATTGTGGTCAGATCATTACCTTCACTTATCCTCTAGTGGGTAATTATGGGATTAATCGTGATGATTTTGAATCGATTCAACCCGTTGCTAAAGGAATTGTTGTTAAAGAAGCAGCTGAATTCCCCTCGAATTGGCGAGAACAAATGTCTCTTGATGCTTTTTTAAAGGAAAAAGGAATCCCAGGTATTGCAGGAATTGATACAAGAAAGTTAACGAAAATGATCAGAAAAGAAGGAACACTTAAGGGCATGCTTGCCTCTGAAAAGAAAGATCGCGAAGTCCTTTTACACCATTTAAAAGCTGTAAGACTGTTAACCGACCAAGTAAGCCAAGTATCTCCTTCAAAAGCTTTCACGAGCCCTGGAGAGGGAAAACGCGTTGTCCTTGTTGATTATGGTGTTAAAAGTTCGATTTTAAAAGAACTAAATAAGCGTCATTGCCATGTAACGGTTGTTCCTCATCATACTACAGCTGAAGAAATTTTAAGTATGCACCCAGATGGCGTAATGCTTTCAAATGGCCCAGGAGATCCAAAAGATGTCCCTGAAGCGCTTGATATGATTCGCGGTATTCAGGGTATTATACCACTTTTTGGGATTTGTCTAGGTCATCAGTTATTCGCTTTAGCAAATGGCGGCGATACATTTAAGATGAAATTTGGTCATCGTGGGGCGAATCATCCAGTAAAGGAAATAGCGACTGGTCGCGTTGATTTTACAGCACAAAATCACGGTTATTCTGTGACAGAAAAATCGCTTCTTGGAACAGATCTTGAAGTAACACACGTTGAATTAAATGATGGAACAATTGAAGGCTTGGCGCATACAGCTTTTAAAGCATTTACCGTTCAGTATCATCCAGAAGCAAATCCTGGACCAAGTGATGTGAACTATTTATTTGATCAATTTATCGATATGATGGAGATAGAACGGGAGGGGAAACATCGTCATGCCTAA
- a CDS encoding dihydroorotase — MYIIKNGLLLTETGELTRQDILIHDDKISKIASSIEEKNAEVIDAKGKLIAPGLIDVHVHLREPGFEHKETILTGTLSAARGGYTTICAMPNTNPVPDTKEKLEAINQRIKETAVVRVLPYASITSSLGTDELVNFIALKEAGAFAFTDDGVGVQLAGTMYEAMKQAAKLNRAIVAHCEDNSLVYGGVVHDGKFAKKEGLKGIPNIAESVQIARDVLLAEASGCHYHVCHLSTKESVRVVRDAKRAGIKVTAEVSPHHLLLDENDIPKNDGNWKMNPPLRAAEDRAALLEGLLDGTIDFIATDHAPHAENEKNVSMEKAAFGIVGLETAFPLLYTNFVKTGKWTLKQLVDWMTIKPANVFNLPYGELKIGEVADITMIDLETEQPIDPETFYSKGKNTPFTGMKCSGFSVATWFSGKLVYRKEDKE, encoded by the coding sequence ATGTACATTATAAAAAATGGTTTATTGTTAACTGAAACAGGTGAATTAACACGGCAAGATATCTTGATTCATGATGATAAAATTAGCAAGATTGCTTCTTCCATTGAGGAAAAAAATGCTGAAGTGATCGATGCAAAAGGTAAATTGATTGCACCTGGATTGATCGATGTGCATGTTCATTTACGTGAGCCGGGTTTTGAGCATAAAGAAACTATTTTAACGGGCACTTTATCAGCAGCACGCGGGGGTTATACAACCATTTGTGCGATGCCAAATACCAATCCCGTCCCCGATACAAAAGAAAAACTAGAAGCGATTAACCAACGTATCAAAGAAACTGCCGTTGTGCGTGTTTTACCGTATGCTTCCATTACATCCAGTCTTGGTACAGATGAACTGGTCAATTTTATTGCATTAAAAGAAGCCGGTGCTTTCGCTTTTACAGATGATGGTGTAGGCGTTCAGCTAGCAGGTACAATGTATGAAGCCATGAAGCAAGCAGCTAAATTAAATCGGGCAATTGTTGCTCATTGTGAGGATAATTCACTCGTTTATGGCGGCGTTGTTCATGACGGGAAGTTTGCCAAAAAAGAAGGCTTAAAAGGAATTCCAAATATTGCTGAATCCGTCCAAATTGCCCGTGATGTACTCCTTGCTGAAGCTAGTGGATGCCATTATCATGTTTGTCATCTATCAACGAAGGAGTCTGTTCGCGTCGTTCGTGATGCTAAACGTGCAGGGATTAAAGTAACTGCAGAAGTTTCGCCACACCATTTGTTACTTGATGAAAATGATATTCCAAAAAATGATGGAAATTGGAAAATGAATCCACCATTACGTGCAGCAGAAGATCGCGCTGCACTTTTAGAAGGACTACTTGATGGAACGATTGACTTTATCGCAACTGATCATGCACCACATGCAGAAAATGAAAAAAATGTATCCATGGAAAAAGCAGCATTTGGGATTGTTGGTTTAGAAACAGCTTTTCCCCTTCTTTATACGAATTTTGTTAAAACGGGAAAATGGACGTTAAAACAGCTAGTAGATTGGATGACGATTAAGCCAGCTAATGTGTTTAACTTGCCTTATGGTGAATTAAAAATTGGTGAAGTAGCTGATATAACAATGATTGATTTAGAAACAGAACAACCGATTGATCCAGAGACATTTTATTCAAAAGGAAAAAACACACCTTTTACAGGAATGAAATGTAGCGGGTTTTCCGTTGCAACTTGGTTTAGCGGAAAACTCGTTTATCGTAAGGAGGATAAAGAATAA
- a CDS encoding aspartate carbamoyltransferase catalytic subunit, whose product MKHLLSMEDLSVAEIENLLDRASIFKKGKEHFIKKGYYAVNLFFEPSTRTHNSFEMAEKKLGIETLSFEPSQSSVTKGETLYDTVLTMQAIGVDVAVIRHSAENYYEPLKALDISVINGGDGCGQHPSQCLLDLFTIKEQFGGFKGIKVAMVGDILHSRVAHSNMETLKRLGAEVFFAGPREWFDASCDDFGTYLTIDEVVDQVDVVMLLRIQHERHDGKASFSKQFYHQEYGLTKKRAANMRHDAIIMHPSPVNRDVEMASELVESEKSRIISQMTNGVYVRMAILDAILTGKEAEVKACTL is encoded by the coding sequence ATGAAACATTTACTTTCAATGGAAGATTTATCCGTAGCAGAAATCGAGAACTTACTTGACCGAGCATCCATTTTTAAAAAAGGAAAGGAACATTTTATAAAAAAAGGTTACTATGCTGTGAATCTATTTTTTGAACCGAGCACGAGAACACATAATAGTTTCGAAATGGCTGAGAAAAAACTTGGTATCGAGACACTTTCATTTGAACCCAGTCAATCAAGTGTGACAAAAGGGGAAACTTTATATGATACCGTTTTAACCATGCAAGCGATTGGCGTTGATGTCGCTGTGATTCGCCATTCAGCTGAAAATTATTACGAACCACTTAAAGCACTAGATATTTCGGTCATAAACGGTGGTGATGGTTGTGGGCAACACCCAAGCCAATGTTTGTTAGATTTGTTTACGATTAAAGAACAATTTGGCGGATTTAAAGGGATTAAAGTGGCAATGGTTGGAGATATTTTGCATAGTCGTGTAGCGCATTCAAATATGGAGACACTAAAGCGTTTAGGGGCAGAAGTGTTTTTTGCAGGGCCAAGAGAATGGTTTGATGCTAGTTGTGATGATTTTGGTACTTATTTAACGATTGATGAAGTCGTTGATCAAGTAGATGTTGTTATGCTCCTTAGAATTCAACATGAGCGTCATGACGGGAAAGCAAGTTTTTCGAAACAGTTTTATCATCAGGAATACGGTTTGACGAAAAAGCGAGCAGCTAATATGAGACATGACGCCATCATCATGCACCCAAGCCCAGTTAATCGTGATGTTGAAATGGCAAGTGAACTTGTTGAATCAGAGAAATCAAGAATTATTAGCCAAATGACAAATGGTGTTTATGTGCGAATGGCAATTTTAGATGCGATTTTAACTGGAAAAGAAGCGGAGGTAAAAGCATGTACATTATAA
- a CDS encoding solute carrier family 23 protein, whose translation MTEQESVTNNKPVLDIHDKPALNRWIILSIQHLFTMFGSTIFVPSVTGMNPGVALVSSGLGTLAYLAITRGKIPAYLGSSFAFIAPLTQFMLKDQSPGSVMVGTFSVGVVYAIISLIVYYAGVDWIQKVLPPVVVGPVIMVIGLSLAPSAANMAMGTSNGAEHYSFVSLGVAIITLVAAIIAMIFFKGFFGLIPILFGFFVGYLASIAFGLVDYTLISQASLFQIPDFTIPFVNDDPVVTFTVIISMAPLAFVTMAEHMGHQLVLNKITNRNFFKDPGLHRSLIADGTASIIASLIGGPPVTTYGENIGVLAITRVYSVFVIGGAAVCAILIGFIGYITAIITSVPQAVLGGISLLLFGVIASSGLRMMIDNKIDLNINRNLIITSVVLVIGIGGLFVKFGPVQVSGMAMATLVGIVLNLLIPEKKQS comes from the coding sequence ATGACAGAACAAGAAAGCGTAACAAATAATAAACCAGTACTTGATATTCACGATAAACCAGCTTTAAATCGGTGGATTATATTAAGTATCCAGCACCTTTTTACAATGTTTGGTTCCACGATTTTTGTACCAAGCGTTACAGGAATGAACCCAGGTGTTGCACTTGTATCGAGTGGGCTTGGCACACTAGCCTATTTGGCAATTACCCGTGGAAAAATACCTGCTTATCTAGGTTCATCCTTTGCTTTTATTGCGCCATTGACACAGTTTATGTTAAAAGATCAATCACCAGGGTCTGTAATGGTAGGAACATTTTCTGTTGGTGTTGTTTACGCCATCATTTCGCTTATTGTTTACTATGCTGGTGTGGATTGGATTCAAAAAGTATTGCCACCTGTTGTTGTTGGGCCAGTGATTATGGTTATCGGTTTAAGTCTTGCTCCGAGTGCTGCGAATATGGCGATGGGGACAAGTAATGGCGCAGAACATTATAGCTTTGTATCGCTTGGTGTAGCGATTATTACGCTTGTGGCCGCCATTATTGCGATGATTTTTTTCAAAGGATTCTTTGGGCTTATTCCGATTCTTTTTGGTTTTTTTGTTGGGTACCTGGCTAGTATTGCCTTTGGTTTGGTTGACTATACATTGATCAGTCAAGCCAGTCTTTTCCAGATTCCCGATTTTACGATTCCCTTTGTCAATGATGATCCTGTTGTGACCTTTACAGTGATCATTAGTATGGCCCCACTTGCTTTTGTAACAATGGCTGAACATATGGGGCACCAGCTTGTCTTAAATAAAATAACAAACCGCAATTTCTTTAAGGATCCTGGATTACATCGCTCACTGATTGCAGACGGGACAGCTTCTATTATTGCTTCACTGATCGGTGGTCCACCAGTAACAACATATGGAGAAAATATTGGGGTTCTGGCAATCACACGTGTGTATAGCGTTTTTGTTATCGGTGGTGCGGCTGTTTGTGCGATTCTTATTGGGTTTATCGGCTATATAACAGCCATTATTACATCGGTTCCGCAAGCTGTTCTTGGCGGAATTTCTCTGCTACTTTTTGGCGTGATTGCATCAAGTGGTTTACGAATGATGATTGATAATAAAATTGATTTAAATATCAATCGTAATTTGATTATTACTTCTGTTGTGCTTGTGATTGGAATTGGTGGTTTATTTGTTAAGTTTGGGCCAGTGCAAGTCTCTGGTATGGCAATGGCTACACTTGTAGGAATTGTTTTAAACTTGCTTATTCCAGAGAAAAAACAAAGCTAA
- the pyrR gene encoding bifunctional pyr operon transcriptional regulator/uracil phosphoribosyltransferase PyrR: MAEEVIVMDEAAVKRALTRVSYEIIERNKGTKDLALVGIKTRGIFLAKRIASRIEQIEETQIPVGDVDITLYRDDLSYKNEESKEPSINGSSIDFSLTGKKVVLIDDVLYTGRTVRAAMDALMDVGRPDQIQLAVLADRGHRELPIRADFVGKNVPTSKDERIEVQLTEVDHVKDAVMILK; the protein is encoded by the coding sequence GTGGCTGAAGAAGTTATTGTCATGGATGAAGCAGCTGTAAAACGTGCGCTCACACGTGTGAGTTATGAGATCATTGAACGGAATAAAGGGACAAAAGATTTGGCACTTGTTGGCATTAAAACACGTGGTATTTTTCTAGCCAAACGAATCGCTTCCCGAATTGAACAAATTGAAGAAACACAGATTCCTGTAGGTGACGTTGATATTACGCTTTATCGTGATGATTTAAGTTACAAAAACGAAGAAAGTAAAGAGCCTTCGATTAATGGATCATCCATTGATTTTTCATTAACTGGAAAGAAAGTTGTTCTAATTGATGACGTTCTTTATACCGGGCGGACTGTGCGTGCTGCTATGGATGCGCTGATGGATGTGGGGCGCCCTGATCAAATCCAATTAGCCGTACTTGCTGATAGGGGGCACCGCGAGCTGCCAATTCGTGCAGATTTTGTTGGTAAAAATGTACCTACTTCAAAAGACGAAAGAATTGAAGTTCAGCTAACAGAAGTTGATCATGTGAAAGATGCTGTAATGATTTTAAAATAA
- a CDS encoding RluA family pseudouridine synthase, with protein sequence MTKQIVNIDERLAGNRLDKVLSEKLEISRSQVQTMIKKEAVLVNQATTKANYKVQLNDEIHYQFIQPEELLIEGENIALDIYFEDSDVLVVNKPAGMVVHPSAGHTSGTLVNALLYHCEDLSGINGVKRPGIVHRIDKDTSGLLMVAKNDQAHEALAEQLKNKTSERIYLALVHGEIAHQKGTIEAPIGRAKEDRQKMAVVADGKEARTHFEVVERFSGFTLIKCQLDTGRTHQIRVHLKYIGHPLAGDPKYGPKNTIKGSGQFLHASELGFIHPRTKEYLHFTAELPDDFKKVLLDLKESQ encoded by the coding sequence ATGACGAAGCAAATCGTTAATATTGATGAAAGACTTGCTGGAAACCGGCTTGATAAAGTGCTTTCCGAAAAACTTGAGATTAGTAGATCGCAAGTACAGACAATGATTAAAAAAGAAGCTGTGCTCGTAAATCAAGCAACAACAAAAGCGAATTATAAAGTACAATTAAATGATGAAATTCATTATCAATTTATCCAGCCAGAGGAACTTTTAATTGAGGGGGAGAATATCGCTCTTGATATTTATTTTGAGGATAGCGATGTCCTTGTTGTAAATAAGCCTGCGGGAATGGTAGTCCATCCTTCAGCAGGTCATACGTCTGGTACACTAGTGAACGCGTTGCTTTATCATTGCGAGGATTTATCTGGGATTAATGGAGTGAAAAGACCGGGAATTGTTCATCGTATTGATAAAGACACATCTGGTCTTTTAATGGTTGCCAAAAATGATCAAGCACATGAAGCACTAGCTGAGCAGTTAAAAAATAAAACAAGTGAGCGAATTTATTTGGCGCTTGTACATGGGGAAATTGCTCATCAAAAAGGGACGATCGAAGCTCCGATTGGTCGTGCCAAAGAGGACCGTCAAAAAATGGCAGTGGTAGCAGATGGAAAAGAAGCAAGAACGCATTTTGAAGTTGTTGAGCGTTTTTCAGGCTTTACGCTGATTAAATGTCAACTAGATACTGGAAGGACACATCAAATTCGCGTTCATCTGAAATATATTGGGCATCCGCTTGCTGGGGATCCTAAATATGGACCTAAAAACACGATAAAAGGAAGCGGACAGTTTTTACATGCGAGTGAACTAGGCTTTATACATCCGCGAACAAAAGAATATTTACACTTTACAGCAGAGCTTCCAGATGATTTTAAAAAAGTGCTGCTTGATTTAAAAGAAAGCCAGTGA
- the lspA gene encoding signal peptidase II, whose amino-acid sequence MMYYFVTVLVLLIDQFTKYLVVANMQIGDSVTVIPGFLYLTSYRNTGAAWSILEGKMWLFYVITVIVVMIIIYIMQKYAKGHPLFSTSLALVLGGAIGNFIDRLLHQEVVDFISTVFGHYYFPIFNIADTALSIGVVLLLIYIFISDSKAKGTGK is encoded by the coding sequence TTGATGTATTATTTTGTAACGGTCCTCGTGCTGCTTATTGATCAGTTTACTAAATATCTTGTGGTCGCAAATATGCAAATTGGTGATTCAGTGACAGTGATCCCAGGGTTTCTCTACTTAACAAGCTACCGAAATACCGGTGCTGCTTGGAGCATTCTTGAAGGGAAAATGTGGCTTTTTTATGTTATTACAGTAATTGTTGTGATGATTATTATTTATATCATGCAAAAATATGCGAAAGGGCACCCGCTCTTTTCAACGAGTCTTGCATTAGTTTTAGGTGGAGCGATTGGGAATTTTATTGACCGGCTATTACACCAAGAAGTCGTTGATTTTATTTCAACTGTTTTTGGTCACTATTATTTTCCAATCTTCAACATAGCTGATACGGCGCTTTCAATTGGTGTTGTCCTCTTGTTGATTTATATTTTTATCAGTGATAGTAAAGCGAAAGGAACGGGAAAATGA